In Quercus lobata isolate SW786 chromosome 12, ValleyOak3.0 Primary Assembly, whole genome shotgun sequence, a genomic segment contains:
- the LOC115972585 gene encoding protein POLLEN DEFECTIVE IN GUIDANCE 1-like — MALRSNDKKLSFEVLSQSMSFEEDESLFFYRSNSDPIQNGVVVQSKPNPNRKKRKHRRKKPIHSESSIREDPIAEATLDPDTSRTNGLESNCTHSYSVESSSVCTVVTEPDFQNVRGEGD; from the coding sequence ATGGCACTGAGATCCAACGATAAAAAATTGTCTTTCGAGGTTCTGAGCCAAAGCATGTCTTTCGAAGAAGACGAATCCTTATTCTTCTACCGCTCAAACTCAGATCCAATCCAAAACGGCGTCGTCGTCCAATCCAAGCCCAATCCCAATCGCAAGAAACGGAAACACAGGCGAAAGAAACCGATCCACTCCGAGTCCTCCATTCGCGAAGATCCGATCGCCGAAGCAACACTCGATCCCGATACGAGCCGCACCAATGGATTGGAATCGAACTGCACGCACAGTTACAGCGTCGAGAGCAGTAGCGTGTGTACGGTGGTGACGGAGCCGGATTTCCAGAATGTGCGCGGCGAGGGTGATTAG
- the LOC115971767 gene encoding F-box protein AFR: MTIPRSSSKLETKDSEEADKNSVPLIPGLPDHIVELCLLRVPYPEQPLVRSVCSSWKRFITDPTFLVTKNALSLSLPYVFVSAFHKSTARIQWQALDPRSGRWFVLPPMPECPPGFVCVSLPRQGKLFVLGGVGSDTESSTQSTIMYRSSTNQWSVLSPMLTPRSCFAAGSINGKIITVGGGGTSSTGAITAVESYDPEGDTWTPVANMDTCLKRYDSAVVGNKMYVTEGWTWPVRFSPRGGVYDPDCDTWRDASQAMREGWTGLSVVLGDRLFVISEYGDCPLKVYDPDCDTWRYVGGQKFPREEMNKPLAVNGVDGKICVVSFGLKVALGKVGEVGNGDFKVEWEIVDGPEAFRDFSALNCQVLYA, from the coding sequence ATGACAATTCCGAGGTCTTCATCGAAGCTAGAAACCAAAGATTCCGAAGAAGCTGACAAGAATTCTGTGCCGTTGATCCCAGGTTTACCAGACCACATCGTCGAGCTCTGTCTTCTTCGTGTTCCATACCCAGAACAACCTTTGGTACGTTCAGTTTGTTCCTCATGGAAAAGGTTCATCACCGACCCAACTTTTCTTGTCACCAAAAATGCTCTCTCGCTCTCTTTGCCTTACGTATTCGTTTCTGCATTTCACAAATCAACGGCCAGGATTCAGTGGCAAGCTCTTGACCCCAGGTCCGGCCGTTGGTTTGTCTTGCCTCCGATGCCAGAGTGCCCTCCGGGCTTTGTGTGTGTCTCACTGCCACGTCAGGGGAAGCTCTTTGTCTTGGGTGGGGTGGGATCAGATACGGAGAGTTCCACACAGAGCACGATCATGTACCGTTCATCAACCAATCAATGGTCGGTTTTGTCTCCCATGCTGACCCCACGATCGTGTTTCGCAGCTGGGAGTATTAATGGGAAGATCATAACCGTTGGCGGAGGTGGGACCAGCTCAACTGGGGCGATCACAGCCGTTGAGTCTTATGACCCAGAAGGTGACACGTGGACTCCGGTAGCTAATATGGACACGTGCTTGAAAAGGTACGATTCTGCTGTGGTCGGTAACAAGATGTACGTTACGGAAGGGTGGACTTGGCCGGTTAGATTTTCGCCGAGAGGTGGGGTGTACGACCCTGATTGTGACACGTGGCGAGACGCAAGTCAAGCGATGAGGGAGGGGTGGACAGGACTGAGTGTTGTTTTGGGTGACAGGCTGTTTGTGATATCAGAGTATGGAGATTGTCCATTGAAGGTGTACGATCCTGATTGTGACACGTGGCGGTACGTGGGTGGGCAAAAGTTCCCACGTGAGGAAATGAATAAGCCCTTGGCTGTGAATGGTGTGGATGGGAAAATTTGCGTGGTGTCATTTGGATTGAAGGTCGCTCTAGGGAAAGTAGGTGAAGTTGGAAATGGAGATTTTAAGGTAGAGTGGGAAATAGTGGATGGTCCTGAGGCTTTTCGCGACTTCTCTGCTTTGAATTGCCAGGTGCTTTATGCATAA